The Anabas testudineus chromosome 15, fAnaTes1.2, whole genome shotgun sequence DNA segment aacatttgttaCTATTATCAGAGTGCGTGTTACCTGCTGCGgtctgctgctgcctcctgcCCGGAGGCTCTGCTGTCGGCTGAGGTTCTCTAGGTTTCGGGCTCTTCTCTGCTTTGGATCCAGTTCTTAGTGTGATGTGCAGGGAAATGGCCTGAGGACCACTGAGCTCATCGGCTCCGCTTccatcagtgctgctgctaaTGGCGATTCCTTGTATAACAGAGCCAGTTGTAATAAAGTCATCATTACAAATTTGGCTATTCTCACCAAACATGTTGTCAGCTTTACTGCAGACAGTcaaagcagcagctctggtgcCTGTAACGCTGTCTCTTTTGGCGAGCTCAGCACCTTTGCTGTCATCTACAGCAGTATGAACAcctttgctgctgtttgcttgGTGTGGTTTGTCCGGTACCAGAGGTCGGCCCCTGAAGACCAGATCAGGATAGGTTCTCTGCATCTCCATAATGGACTGGTCTACGCTCATAACATTGCTGCTTCGAGGCTTGGGCTGGGGGTGCTCTGAAAGCCTTGTGTCCAAATACGTAGTTACCTAGAGGCACACAAAAGCGAAGAGTTAAGTACAAACTGGAACTGATTGGTAGAGACTGGTTAGGTTTGTTAACCAGGTTCTGTAGCCTCTCATGTCTTGCTGCCTTTAGCTGATGTTTGTTATTTCCTACAAGAATGTGCAGAAATCTTCAGattctgttgatgtgttgttgtgttctgttttttctgtttctttttggcACCCAATAATTTTAATATGATATTTGGCAAGTATGATGTTTTGGGGGCAGGGATTGAAAAAATCGAGATCAACACTCTAGAACTCTAAAGCCAGcaactatatttacatttacatttacattatactatattatacaACTATATCTGACTTTATAGATCCATACATTCACTACACACATGAatcataatgaaaacatgtaagCAAATGTAAAGCTATGCAGTGTATCTCTTGTGACAGTGCCacagtttagtttctttttttttctactcatTCTCCACCCTCAACCAGCCCTCTATCCTCTCCCCTACCTCTCTTCTGTTGgcctcttccttctttcctgcGGGTTCCTCTGGTTTTCTATGCCCCGCTCTCCTCTGGAGAACCTCCAGCCACTCCTGCAGAGTCAGATCACAAATGCCACATGTTAGCCATGAAATGAAAGACAGTATGTGACCTCCGACCTTGTCCTGTGTCTACCACACATTTACACTTATAGTACTTTCCAAAAGTGCTGACATGGCAGGTCCAGGTCCATTGTTTATTCTACACTGTAACCATTTGGGCTCAAGATGACAAGATGAATATGAGAAGTGtcacaatttttatttatttgaatggaCTACAAGAAAATTGTGGCCCTTCTTCTCATATATATTTACATCTACcatataattaaatgtaaattaatatgAGAAGAAGCATCacaattttttattaatttgattgTATTTACACcttcataaataaacaacaacaaataaaattgcACCACACTGAATATCTGTGATGAAGTTTGAGGATTTAGAGACACTAGAAGTTCAGCCTTTGTACGACGAAGCAGTCTCCCTGCTACACTGTGTGCTCAATAAAAAGGACTACGTTATATATTGATATAACAGTATAATCAATCAACATATCTAGTACTTTTCAGTGCAGTCCTTTTCTTAAAATAAGATTCAGTTATAGTTGCGCTACAGCATTCCATGCTCACTGTAGCATGTAGACATTTTCTTCTATCTAAGATTTTAGAATTGTCTCCTTATTATTCTGTAAATGTTAGTCTATGTGTTTCCCTTAAATGCTACAgtactttgttttaaatttgatgaCTAAGCAGAAAGCAATGTAGGCCTACTGTACAAACGTCAGCCTGGATTTGGAAACACTCAATCAATTTCCCCAGTTTTGACTTACCTTTGGATCAAGCTGAATTCCGAATAATTTACAAGAAGCTTCTGTTTGACTGGATTGTAATAtagttcagttttactgttagatgattttctttcttaccTGTGTACCCAGCTGATCCTTCTCCAGGAGCTCCAGGAGGTGGAAACATTCCACCCTGGCCAGCACCATCTCAAAGCCCACCTCCATGGCTCTGTCTGGGTTAGCATCCTCACTGAGTCTGAACTCACTGCAGTACACCaccaacaagacaaacacataaTGAACAGAGCAGACCTAATGAGGACAGAACTTTGTTCAGAGGAACCTGTCTTTCCATCTGCTCTCTATGGGGTAGTTGTCCCTACCTTGGCGTGTCAGTGTGAGGCAGGTAGCCAATAGAAGCCAGGACTGACTTAATGGTAGAACTGCTGAAAACTGGCAGTAGACAGTAAACAAAAGGACCTGTAAAAGTCTGAAAGACATGCAGAAGATGACCTTTACATGCAGAATGGAGCAACTGCAgagaaaccaacacacacactccaactAGTAGACACCTGCCCTGCCTCCCTAGCCACAGCCATCCATGTGTCAGAAGTGAATCAGAATAATATAGTATCAACACGTGTATTTACCTGTTCCACCGTGATGATGTGTAATGGTTATGAATGAATCAAACTctgtattaaataaatctaaatattgCCTGACCTTGCCAACATGTTATAAATCTATGctcatgttttttaataattaataattcagaTTTTCCATATTCGTATTGTAAACTTTTTCTGTAAATGAGTAATTATGTGCTCACTGTTTGAGTTTGAGTGTCATTGTTAAATCACTCTGGCGTGTGCTTACAGGTGTTTCCTCTTCCTTCCACATCCTGCTCACAAACAGAACTGGAACAGCTGATTCACCCATCTAGTGTGACTGGCTTTGCTGTTAACACTGCTCCAGCTCTAACCCCTCAAATAAGTAATACAAGCACCATCACAGGTTGAACTGCAGAATCTGACACTTCCTGTTTATAAGCGAAGGGAAATGTCAGAACGTAGGATGGAGAAATCAGAGGTGCCAGTGACGTAACAGATTGGAAGAAAAAGAcggaggagaagcagagacatgacctttgacccagAGCATCTCACACTGCACCCATTCCAGACATGACGTCATTAAAGTTTACCTGGCAGGTGGCAGTTAAAGAAAAGACTAAACAAGTAAAAGATaacaagaggaggaggtgaaacTCGACCTTAAGAGTCTTAATTTCCTTCTTCCACGGTTGGAGGAACAGATTGACGCAGAGGGTTTCCAGCAGCTCGGTAGCTTTGATGAAGGCGCACAGGTGCTTCCTGCAGTCCCTGCTCAGGGAGTCAGGGCCCTCGCACACCGCCTGGTAGAACGGGAACACGGTGAAGGCTCCTCTGGGCTCTGGTTCCCTCAGCAGGTACTGAGTCGCCTTCTCCTGAAGCGTCGTGTCGCGGCACGGTCCCAACCTTCGTACCCAGCTGACGGTGAAAGTTCACGTAAGCGTCGTAAAGCTCCCCGCGGGAATTGTCCGCCGGTTCACCGGCTCCGGCACCGTCCTTCATGACTGTCCCACCGACCAACACACACGCTGCGCCCTGTCAAACTTCAATGAGGAAGTGTGGCTGTCAAACAAGCTGATGAGGAAGTGAAAGTGAGAGCAGCTCTGAACGGGCTCGCTCTTCTTCACAGTGAAGAAGTGTGACAGCGAATTTAGTCTGTGAACATCAGAAAACAAATATC contains these protein-coding regions:
- the LOC113158681 gene encoding uncharacterized protein LOC113158681 encodes the protein MEVGFEMVLARVECFHLLELLEKDQLGTQEWLEVLQRRAGHRKPEEPAGKKEEANRREVTTYLDTRLSEHPQPKPRSSNVMSVDQSIMEMQRTYPDLVFRGRPLVPDKPHQANSSKGVHTAVDDSKGAELAKRDSVTGTRAAALTVCSKADNMFGENSQICNDDFITTGSVIQGIAISSSTDGSGADELSGPQAISLHITLRTGSKAEKSPKPREPQPTAEPPGRRQQQTAADALNKSLAKAEPSSLSSVDEEQELRELAQRMGQLHVHEFKEEAKRKEEHKKGGENTNKERRLKWRKPRTEEDPEQQNFRKPVMETGGELSHDAGRHSRSSQSDHTVTEQNQPNMYHPSAVAVTTADCESCKGEGGTGQHEGEDPGRVDAGQRQDQLAHSFVIVEPHKK